A genomic stretch from Elusimicrobiota bacterium includes:
- a CDS encoding SDR family oxidoreductase: protein MAAPHYTHDEIQGCIALLEGLLASHEEFIQVPKEQRQALLTVTGKLSHPDKTVYRLRKNLRHVLEKQNIDTYERAARAATGIRAARTNKVFAAPQEIPTRMGQSPGEYTNLINGRSCYVCKIDFKRLHFFYDSLCPSCAELNYSKRFQTTSLKGRTALITGSRVKIGYQSTLKLLRSGAEVIATTRFPMDSALRFSQEADFGQWKNRLHIYGLDLRHTPSVELFCTHIEKQFSRLDILINNAAQTVRRPPGYYAHLIARENYRHNELSPALQSVLSSFEECKLGLGLPLHSQTEKALRSLPWQQPAHGLGLSSSAQLSQIPYTHDASLKPEEIFPDGQLDSDLQQVDLRKTNTWRQKLGEIPTAELIEIQLVNAIAPFVLCNKLTHLMKRDNTGQKHIVNVSAMEGKFDRYVKTDRHPHTNMAKAALNMLTHTSAKDLVKCGIFMNSVDTGWVTDEDPAALSSRKQEVHDFQPPLDIVDGAARVCDPFFNGILTGTHFSGQFLKDYFPVTW from the coding sequence ATAGCGGCGCCTCACTACACCCACGATGAAATCCAGGGATGTATTGCCCTGCTTGAGGGACTCCTGGCCAGCCATGAGGAATTTATTCAGGTGCCTAAGGAGCAACGGCAGGCTCTTCTTACCGTAACTGGAAAGCTATCCCATCCGGATAAGACCGTTTATCGCTTGAGAAAAAATCTCCGTCATGTTCTTGAAAAGCAAAACATCGACACTTACGAGCGCGCGGCCCGGGCCGCCACGGGTATTCGCGCGGCACGGACGAACAAAGTATTTGCCGCGCCCCAGGAAATCCCGACCCGGATGGGGCAGTCCCCTGGGGAATACACCAACCTTATCAATGGGCGCTCCTGTTATGTCTGTAAAATCGATTTCAAACGGCTCCATTTTTTCTACGATTCCCTGTGTCCCTCCTGCGCCGAACTGAACTATTCAAAAAGGTTTCAGACCACTTCTTTGAAAGGGCGGACGGCCCTGATCACCGGGTCACGTGTTAAAATTGGCTACCAGTCCACATTGAAACTCCTTCGTTCCGGCGCCGAAGTTATCGCCACCACCCGGTTTCCCATGGATTCGGCCTTGCGGTTTTCCCAGGAAGCTGATTTTGGACAGTGGAAAAATAGGCTCCATATTTACGGGCTCGACCTTCGCCATACACCCAGCGTGGAACTGTTTTGTACTCACATCGAGAAACAGTTTAGCCGTTTGGACATCCTGATCAACAACGCCGCCCAAACCGTCCGTCGTCCTCCCGGGTATTACGCGCACCTCATCGCGCGGGAGAATTACAGACACAACGAATTGTCCCCGGCCCTTCAATCGGTTCTTTCTTCTTTTGAAGAATGTAAATTGGGATTGGGACTTCCCCTCCATTCTCAAACGGAAAAGGCGCTCAGGTCCCTCCCTTGGCAACAGCCCGCCCATGGGCTGGGATTATCGTCTTCCGCTCAACTGTCCCAAATTCCCTATACCCACGATGCTTCCCTTAAACCGGAAGAAATATTTCCCGATGGGCAGTTGGATTCGGATTTACAGCAGGTGGATTTGAGAAAAACCAATACCTGGCGCCAAAAACTCGGGGAAATCCCGACGGCGGAACTCATCGAAATTCAACTGGTCAACGCCATCGCACCCTTTGTCCTCTGTAACAAACTGACCCACCTCATGAAACGGGACAACACTGGGCAAAAGCACATCGTGAACGTCTCGGCCATGGAAGGGAAATTCGACCGTTACGTGAAAACAGATCGACACCCCCACACCAACATGGCGAAAGCCGCCCTCAACATGCTGACGCATACGTCCGCCAAGGATTTGGTCAAGTGCGGCATTTTTATGAATTCTGTTGATACGGGCTGGGTGACCGATGAAGACCCGGCCGCGTTATCCAGCCGAAAGCAAGAGGTCCACGACTTTCAGCCTCCCTTGGACATTGTTGATGGCGCGGCCCGCGTCTGTGACCCCTTTTTTAACGGCATCCTTACCGGAACCCATTTTTCCGGCCAATTCTTAAAAGACTATTTTCCCGTCACCTGGTAG